A window of Ruminiclostridium herbifermentans genomic DNA:
GGTACATTGGAAGATCTGAAATATTGGCAAATGGTATGCTGGCACAAAATTATTACTACCTGTATGATTTAGACAAATACTTGAACCCCAAACCTAAGGGATATAATCAAGACAAAATATTAGCTGTTGATAAAAAATATGAAATGCCTGCTGATCAGGCTACTTCCACAACGAAAACCAAGCTGCATGAAAAACCTAATGTGGTTGTTATTATGAGCGAAAGTTACTGGGATTTGTCAAAATTGAGTGGAATTAAATTCAACAAAGATATTACTGAAAATGTCCATAAATATCAAAAAGGTCAGCTTGCCCCTCCAGCAATTGGTGGCGGTACTGCTAATACTGAATTTGAAGCTCTTACTGGTATGTCAATGTACTTTATGAGCCCTGGAATAATTACCTACAATGCATATTTGAGAACTGAAACTCCTAGTATTGCTTCTGTTTTCAAAGATAATGGTTATAACACTACTGCAATTCATCCAAATTCTGGTTGGTTTTATAATAGAGATAAGGTTTATCCCTATTTTGGCTTTGATAAATTTATTGATGTGACTGGATTTAATATGGAAACAGAAGCAAAAGGACCTCACATATCTGATAATGCTTTGGTAAACAAGATTTTGTCTGAATTGAACTCTTCAGACAAGCCTTCCTTTATCTTTGCTGTTTCAATGGAAAACCATGATCCATTTGATAATAAGTACAAGGACTACGAATTTGATGTAACTGTTGAGTCAGACCAGCTTGATGCCACTCAAAAAGAAATTATCAGAGGCTATGCTCAAGGTATTTATGATGCAGATCAGGCTTTAGGTAGGTTGATTGATGAATTGAGCAAAAGCGATAAGCCTACTTTACTTTATTTCTTTGGAGATCACGCTCCAAGATTGGGTACGCTTGACGAATATTACAAGGTTTATGATAAATTAGCTGTTGAAAACAAATCCGAAACTGAGCAAAAATTAGGGGAGCTGAGGTATTATACTACTCCTTTTGTGACATGGTCCAATTATACAGAACTGCGTTCGTTCTCTAAAATTATTTCTCCATCCCATATCAGTTACGAAATTCTGAAGGATGCTGGAGTAAAGTACCCGAACTATTTCAATATACTGGCTCAATTAGAGAACAATTATCCTATTATGCATCAAAAGGGCATGGATTTAATTAACCCTGATGATGAATTAGTCCAGGATTATCAGCTTATTCAGTATGATATTTTGTTCGGAAATCAGTATTTGAAAGATATATGGAACAAATAATTAATTGACATAAAAATTATTTCTCTAAACTAATATAAGTTCCAACATTTAACATCGTACTTCTTCTGTACATTAAATGCTGGGACTTATTTATTAACATAAATTTTATTAATACAGCGCGTTAATATCAAGCTATTCGCTTAAAGGAACTCTTATTAATTATTATAATTGTATAAAATACGTTACTACTTGTGATAGGTCTCATTTTTCATTATCTTAAAAGCCCTATATACTTGCTCTAATAAAATTAGTCTTGCTAATTGATGGGGAAATGTCATTTTTGAAAGGCATATTCTATAGTTAGCTAGATTAATCAGGCTTTGGTCTAAACCCAATGAACCGCCAATTATAAATGTAATATGTGAATTGCCTGAAAGCATTATATTCTCTAGCTTGGCTGAGAATTTTTGAGAATCAAGCTGTTCTCCAGCTAAGTCCAGCAAAATAATATATGAACCATCTTTAATTTTCTTTATTAGACGTTCTGCCTCTTTTTGCTTTACCTGAGACTCCTGTGCAGCACTTAAGGATTCTGGCGCATGCTCATCTTCAACCTCAATTTGTTCAATTTCAGCAAAGCGAGAAAGCCTCTTAATATATTCTGATATACCGTCTTTTAAATATTTCTCTTTCAATTTTCCAACTGCAGCAATACTTATTTTCAAGCTATACCTCCATCTTATTGATATCTCTAATAACACAAATAAGTTATTAAAAAGTATATGTCATTGCTTGATTTGCTCAAACCTACAAAAACTGCTTGCAGGTTTTTGCTACTCGAAAATGCACCATGTTTGTACAAACTTTATTTTCGAGTTTTTCAAGCTATACCTCCATCTTATTGATATCTCTAATAACACAAATAAGTTATTAAAAAGTATATGTCATTGCTTGATTTGCTCAAACCTACAAAAACTGCTTGCAGGTTTTTGCTACTCGAAAATGCACCATGTTTGTACAAACTTTATTTTCGAGTTTTTCAAGCTATACCTCCATCCTATTGATATCTCTAATAACACAAATAAGTTATTAAAAAGTATATGTCATTGCTTGATTTGCTCAGACCTACAAAAAACTGCTTGCAGGTTTTTGCTACTCGAAAATGCACCATGTTTGTACAAACTTTATTTTCGAGTTTTTCAAGCTATACCTCCATCTTATTGATATCTCTAATAACATAAATAAGTAATTAAAAAGTATATGTCATTGCTTGATTTGCTCAAACCTACAAAAAACTGCTTGCAGGTTTTTGCTACTCGAAAATGCACCATGTTTGTACAAACTTTATTTTCGAGTTTTTCAAGTCACCAAAATAGGGAATCAAAACACTGATTCCCCAAAAAGTTCATAAACTAAGCTATGTAAATGTTGCATTAAATAAATCAGCATTTAGCATTACTCTTTTGTCTATAATATATTCATACGTCCCACCCTATCACGTAAGGCTACCTCAACAGTTACATCACAGCCTACAGCGATTTTTCTCTCATTAAGGGCGTTTATTGTTGTTTGATATGCTAACTCCGGGAAGTTATTCTCATTGCTTAAATGGCCTAAAATAAAGCGTCTGCCGCCCTTCTCTGCCAAATATGCAATTACTTCTGCACAGCTTTCATTTGATAAGTGCCCTCTATCACCCATTATCCTCTTTTTTAAATGCCATGGATAAGGTCCCATTTTAAGCATTTCTATATCATGGTTTGATTCAATCAAAAGTAAATCATTTCCCTCAATATGGGAGAGTATCTCATTATTCATATGCCCAATATCTGTAGCAGTAGTTATTCTCTTACCTTGTACAAAAAAACTATATCCTACTGGTTCAGCAGCATCATGTGGAATAGAAAATGGCTTTACGCAAATATCTCCGATTTCAAATTCCTTTCCTGTAGAGAAGGTAACTTTATTTTCCAGCTTTACTGGTCCAAGCCCGCACTCCATAGCACACCATGTAGACTCATTTGCATATATTGGAATATCTTGTTTCCTTGATAATATTCCAGCGCCCCTCACATGGTCTATGTGCTCATGGGAAATTAATATAGCGCTTAACTCCGATGGATTTTCACCAATGGAGCAAAGCGCTTCTAGTATTCTCTTTCCACTTAGTCCTGCATCTATAAGAATCTTTGTAGTTTCTGTACCAATAAACAAAGCATTTCCACTACTTCCACTAAACAAACTGCAAAATTTGACCATTTATTTTAAACCCCATTTATCATAGTTAATCATCAGTTGAAACCCTAGTAATATCCGCTCCAAGAGCATTTAACTTTTGAACAAAATTCTCATAGCCTCTATCTATATACTTAATATTAGTAACCTCTGTACGGCCTTTTGCAACTAGACCAGCCATAACCATTGCTGCGCCTGCCCTAAGGTCTGTAGCTTTTACTGGTGCACCTGATAAAACATTTGCTCCATCAATAACAGCAATTCTTCCTTCAACCTTTATCTTTGCACCCATTCGCTTCAATTCATCTGCATACTGGAATCTAGAATCCCAAACACCTTCTGTAATGGTGCTTACACCCTCAGCCATATTAAGCAATACCGTTACCTGCGGCTGAAGATCTGTCGGAAATCCCGGATATGGCAGCGTCATTATATTAACATTTTTAACTTTTTTCCCACTTATAACTCTAATAAAATCTTCGTCCTCAATTACAGTAACACCCATTTCTATTAGCTTTGCAGTTAGCGATTCCATATGTTTGGGAATAATATTTTTAACAACAACATCCCCCTTAGTTGCAGCAGCGGCAATCATAAATGTCCCTGCTTCAATCATATCAGGAATAATTGAATGTGTACCACCACCTTTTAAGTGGTCAACACCTTTGATTTTAATTACATCAGTTCCTGCTCCTCTAATATTGGCACCCATTGCATTCAAAAAGTTTGCCACATCAACAACATGAGGCTCTTTTGCTGAATTCTCAATAATAGTTTGCCCTTTAGCCTTAACAGCTGCAAGCATCAAATTGATTGTCGCACCTACACTTACGACATCTAAATATATTTGAGCACCTTTAAGTTCTGAAGCATCAATTTTAACTATACCGTGTTCTATCTCAACAGTTGCACCCATTGCCTCAAACCCTTTAATGTGTTGATCAATTGGTCTAAACCCAAAATCACATCCACCCGGCAATGAAACTTCTGCTTTCCCAAATCTTGCAATCAGAGCTCCTAATAAATAATATGAAGCTCTCATGCTTTTTACAAGTTCATAAGGAGCTTTCCAGCAATTAACCTCACGAGTGTCACAAATAACGGTGTTATCATCTTCCTTTGTTATTTTGGCACCTAATTTACTCAGTATATCTAATAATACTCTGACATCCTTAATATCTGGAACATTTTCAACTCTGCTGATTCCGTTTACAATAAGAGCTGCTGGCAAAACAGCAACTGCAGCATTTTTTGCTCCACTTATGTTAACTTCTCCGTTCAAGGAACATGGACCATTAATAACAAACTTCTCCAAACTCTCATACACCAACCTTCAGACATCTTTTATGCTAAACATTATGCATTAGTCAACATTATATCACTTAGTATAAAATTATTCTACTACTAAAATTATTTTATAATGCCTAGATTCATTATAAACCTTTTTTGCAGAAAAATTGTATTATACTATTGGCATTTCAACTGACATTTCAACGAGGCAGCAGATATTATTACAGCCTGAAAACCAAGCTAACAACAGCATTTCAAAAGGCACGAGACTCTATCACCGCTAAAAACAAAAAACATTACCCGCCAATTGTAGAAGTAAGTGGTCTTTTCTTGCTTCGCTATAACGCCTAAAAATAAAAATAGTGCCCTACACTTGTAGAAGCAGGGGGTTCTTTTCTCACCTCATCATAACGCCTAAAAATAAAAATAGTGCCCTACACTTGTAGAAGTAGAGGATGATATTTTCTAGATTGCAGAAAAATTTTATTAGAATCAGCGGCATTTCAAAAGGCAGGAGAACCTCTCACCGCCTTAAAACAAAATCAGTATCCACAATTTTACCCAATCAAAGTTCCATTTCTAGCATTAAAATAGTACTCATCACCATTAGTGGTTTTTATTCTCCATGCTAACCCTTCATATGAGGTTTTGGTTTTTTTATCATTTTTAGTATATCCCTTAAACCCCATATCCACCTGAATTATATCTATTCCTGGATACTTTGTCATTTCGGTGATTAAAATCTCAAATGATGGAATAACGAATACATCCTTTTTTATTGTTATACTTGTAGGCTTTCTATAGTGATACTTGATACTTTTAATTCTTAAATTACTAACCTCAACATCAATATAGTTATCAAATACAGGATATTCCTTGTATTGCCCCTTATACGTTATTTTTACATTTTCTTCATTCTTAATATCAGCATAATAGCCGTCATGCTTAAATTCGTTAAAAGGTAAGCCTATCTTTTCAAATAAATCCTTTAAGTACTTATCTACATTACCTTTAAGATCATCTCCATTAACTACTGGGCCACTTCCAGTATCTGAAAATAAAAATCCCGAACCCTCATAAAACTCCAAGTTCTTTGAATCTTTTTTATATAAATTAATACCTTCTTTAATATAATTATTGCCAAGTAATATTTGTAATATCGCTGCTTTCTGTTTTTCGTCAAGAGCTTTTTCTTCATACTTTAGAGTATAATCATTTCCCGTATATTTGGGTATAGGACATTCAATATGTATATTGTTCTGCATTAATATTTTCTGAGTGTTAATGATTGTCTGCTGAGAAATATCATCTATTTTAAGTTCATTATAGAGGGTAATAGCTAGAACTATATTCAATAATATAAAAACTGTTATTAGTATTGATTTTGCTCTCTTCCAGTCCATAGATAATATCACCCGCCAAAATGTTATTTACTATTTGATTCCATTAAAATGTCATAAGTTCCATCCTTCGTATACAAAACAAAACTTGGAGTTATTTGATACTCTTGACTAAAAGGTTTATTAACCACATAGTATATTCCAAAATCCTTTGCAGAAAATTCATTCTTTAGTTCAGAGTAGTTATTATACATTTTACTGTACATATCTACAAAACTCCATTCATAGCTATTTATATTATTACCAACTTTAAACTTTAATGCTAACCATTTAAAGCTTATAACAGTTTTCGAGGACGCTTCTATAGAAATGCTGTTGTTTAGTTGGCTCTCATCACTAATTTTATAGTCTTTTAATAAAATAGGCGTTTCTCCCTTTTCTTCACCCAATGAAATGCTATAGTCAAAATTAAATGTATATGAGCCTTGGTTCACATCAATAGAATTAAGGTATACAGTTATATTTGACATTATATCATTCTGACTTCTATGTTCTAAAAGGTATGAAAGTGCTTTTTTATAAGACTCCAACACATTTAGTTCACCAGTATTTTGCTGATTCCCTGTATACTTGCTGTACTCAAGAACAGAATTTTTGTATAGTCTATATAACCCATCTGCTTTCTTAAATACCACTACGCCATTTACATCAACGTCAAAATCATAGTCTATTCTAGCATTTCCAAAAAGATCTAATGCCATATCATAAAAGTCATCATATGTGTATTCCTCTTTGTCTAAGCCATTAATAGCCTCACAAATTATATCGGGATACTCTTCCTGCTTCTTGCCTGAAAATACACTCATCAAATCTTTAGAAATTTCAAATTTTCTATACTTTTCAATTGCCATTTGATAACTCTTAGAATTAAAACTAGCTTTCTGGGATGCTAAAATTTCATTAAATACATTATAATTTAAGCTGTTATTATTAATGTTTTTTATACCATAGGTATATATATTTTTGTCATCTCTGATATAAAGCGTATCAGCATAGCCGTTATCAGAGTCATCTGGACATATAACAAGCTTATATATACTAGATAAACCTTCAGCTTTGGTATCCTCTAAATCTAGAGTCCACTTTATAATATCAATAGGAATCTGAGTTTTAAACTCAAACATATATGGTTTATTCGCTACTAATGTTCCCCAATCATCCTCATTAAAAGGTTGAACCTTTTGTGGTTTAGTCTCTAATGCCTGATCAATGTACTGCTTAGCACCATTCCAAAGTATAGTATATTCTTTTGAACCATTTGGAATAACATAGTGTTCCTCATCGAAGCCTGTAGAAATAGCTATACGATAGGGTAACAAATATTCTTCTTTTAAATCGTCAATAGAAATTGGAGAACTACTTTTTAATTTAGGATTTGAAAATAAAGAAATAGGAAAACTGTAGGATTGATTACTCCACAGAAATCCTATTTGAACTATACAAAGAATTATTAAGCATACTAATAAAATAGCTTTAAATTTCTCATAATAGAAGTTACCATTGTTCTTATTTTTCATTATTTTGTCTCATCGCCTGCGAACCAATTTAATGCCTTTTCTAACCAATTTTCTTTCCTTTTCTCTTCAACAAGAGTTATTGTATACTTTTCTATTTGAGGATCATTTTTTGTGGCTGCTGTATAAGCTTTGATTCGTAATTCATTCTTTCCCTTATATTTTAACTCAATATCTTTACTAAAAATCTTTCCAACCTTAAAAACATATTCTCCGTCTGTTGTTTGAAGAGGCTTGTATAAATCAGTTTCTCTATCCTTGTAATATATTTCTATGTAAGCTTCATCCTCAATAGCAACACCACATATAGAAAAAATTTCTTTAGTAACAATCTCATTCCCGTCTGGTCTTGAGATATCGACTATCTTTGAAGAGGCTAGAGTAGGAACTACAAATAATGGCAACATAAATGCAATGATTATAATAAAAGTTAATAGTTTGGATTTCATGATACTCACCTCAATTCTAGACATCCTTATACAAATTTACTAAAAATTTAACCAGCTTTTACTTTCATGCTTTTAATAAAAAACATTTTGCACCTAATATCCTAACTCTCTATTTATAGTATAGTATAAATTCTGTTACAAATCCATTACATCGTATTTAAAATAAATTTACAAGTTAATAGGCAACCTTACAGTCACTTCTGTACCTTTGCCAACCTCACTTGTAATATTTATAGTTCCCCCTTGAGCCTCTACAATTTCCTTGGCAATAGAAAGGCCTAGCCCTGTTCCTCCCAAATCTCTTGACCTAGCTTTGTCTACTCTATAAAATCTATCAAATACCAAATCCAAAGATTCCTTAGGAATACCAATTCCTGTATCAGCTACCTTTATATAAATATCGTTTATTAGTTTTCCCACATATACCGTAATTATACCCTCGTCAGGCGTGTATTTAAGTGCATTGCTAATAATATTAACAACTACTTGCTCTAATCTGTCCTTATCAGCATTAATGCTTGGTATGTCACCAATAACATAGCTTTCAAATTTTTGATTTTTTTGTTGTGCTTGAAGCTTCATTCTATTTACAATGTCTTTAACCATTTCATTAATAGAAACCTTTTCTATTTTCCAGTTCATTTGCTGATTGTCCAATCTTGACAATTGAAGCAAATCTTTTACTAATCTAGTCATTCTATCAGCTTCAGTATTTATTACACTTAAAAAATGTTCTGTTGTTTCCGGATCCTCTACTGCACCGTCTAACAAGGTTTCTGTATAACTTTTTATAGATGTTATAGGTGTTCGTAATTCATGAGAAACATTTGCAACAAATTCTCGCCTCATACTGTCTAGCTTTTGCTGTTCAGTTACATCGTGCAGTACAACAATAACTCCTTCAGGCTTTTTATTGGTGTCAGTAAATACTGCAAAATATACTTTAACATACATATCGTTAATAATGGTGTCTGACTCTCTTACTGGTGATTCATCAAAATAGATTATATTTTCAAGCTTTATATCTAAACCTACATTCTCTGCAAACTCCCCAAAGGACTTTTCTTCAATATCCTCACCCAACAATTTTCTAGCAGCAGGATTTACGTGAATTGCAACTCCCTTAAGATTAAATGCCAACACACCATCCGCCATATAATTCAATATTGTTGTAACCTTGTTTTTCTCGCTCGATATCTCTGAAAGTGTGTTTTTTAACTCCTGAGCCATATAGTTGAAGGTTCTTGTCAAATTTCCTATTTCATCCTCTGATTTGACCGTCAATTGCTGATCAAAATCACCCTCTGCAACCTTTTCAGCTTTGTGCATTACGTTTATAATTGGAGAAGTAATAGTTTTTGACAATAAATACCCCAGGACCAATGACAAAAATACAGCAACAAGTGCACAATAAAAAATAAGGGTATTAAATTTTGCTAAAATCCCTTCCCAAGCTTCTTTTTGATAAGTAAAATAAAACACTATATTCCCCTGTGAGCCTTTGGGAAACAAAATGTATTCAAAATATTGATTTTCAGAATTTGCTTTAATAAGTTCTTTATTCTGTCCTAATTCCTCAGAAAAGCTTAAATGACCATCTGCCCATATCGTTGAAAGGTTAATAGATTTTACTAGAAGTTGATTTCCGTATTCCTCTGGATAATTTGGGTATGTCTTTTCATCAGAAGAATAAATAATTGCATCAGGAAATGCAATATTTCTCCTAGATGTATCAATTATAGTAATATTGAGATACTTAGGATTTACTCCAAAAAATCTTTCATCACTATTTACACTAAAATAGTCTAATAAAACATCATTTGTCAGTCGATCTTTATTTAAATCAGTAATACCCCTGTATTCCTTCCAGTTTTCATATCCGCTATCTATATTTTCAGTAAAATTCTTAAAGTATATAGTTTGAAGACCGGAATTAATCCCTATATATACTACACAAACTAAAATTATACACATTGAAATAAAAATATATACAAGCTTCCACTGCAAACTCCGCAGCAACTTTAAAAAGTCTTTCCAAAACTTCATTTTAGCTCCTCTTTTATTTTTGAACATGCAAAAAGCTCTATGATTAAATATGGCAATCATAGAACCTTGTCTATGTTAGAAATTAAAATAATATCCTACTCCACGCTTTGTAATGATATATTGAGGATTTGCAGGGTCTACCTCAAGCTTCTCTCTAACTCTTCTAACTGTAACATCTACAGTTCTAACATCTCCGTAATATTCATAACCCCATACCTTTTCAAGAAGCGTCTCTCGCGAGAAAATTGTCCCCTTCTGAGAAGCTAAAAATTTAACAAGTTCGAATTCACGAAGTGTAAGTTCTACAACCTTGTCTCCCCGTCTTACCTCATATCTATCAATATCCACGGTCAAATCACCATATTTGTAAACATGGGTTTTATCATCATTTAGCTGTTCTCCAGGCGTAGTTCTTCTTAAATTAGCCTTAACGCGAGCCATAAGTTCTCTTGGACTAAAAGGCTTTGTTATATAATCGTCTGCACCTAACTCAAGCCCTAACACCTTGTCAACCTCTTCCTCCTTAGCTGTAAGCATTAAAATTGGTGTTGACAATGTTTGTCTTAGTTTTCTGCATACCGTAAAGCCATCCATTTTTGGTAACATTATATCTAGTAAAATTAAATCTGGGTTTTGTGATAACGCTAAATTAATTGCCTCTTCACCATCATAGGCTTCAATAGTCTCATAGCCCTCTTTTCTTAAATTAAACTTTAAAATGTCGGCAATATTTTTTTCATCATCTACAATTAATATTTTTTTATTCAATATAGCACCCCTAACAAAAAATTTTATACCAAAAACATCATATTATAGGTATATTTTCACAATACAATATAAATTATACCATTATTTTATTAAAATGGAAAATTAATATTTTTAGTGCATAAAATATTTTAACCTGGCAAGAAAAATTCCACACCTTAATAAGTGGTAAATATCAATTTGCTTTTAATACCACTAGGATATCTCCTGCCCCGTTTATACGCCGTTAATGTAATAAAACTTTTCTAAATTCTAAATGAAAAAATTATATTACAAAATTATGAGTTATAATATTAGACGTCAAGTTTCATAAAATGTTGCAAATTTATTAATAATATTTAATAAATTTTTAATATCAATTACTCAACTCTCCATTGTCAATTACACAAAAAATCTAACCAAGAAAGTTGAGTCAATTGTTTTTATCTTAACAAAAATCTAAAATAATTATGCTATTTTACCCTTATTTTTATATCAAACCACTGATAATCCTACTGAACCATTTACTTTTATGCAAAAGTTGATATAAACTCCAATCTTAAGAACTCTGCTTATAGTTAGGCACAATAACCTTCATATAATCAATAACCTCATCCGCATTCTTTATCATAATTTCCTTCAGACATTCAATTTCACGCATTAAAATAGCCATGTCACTATGCAAAGGCTGTGCTACATAAATCTTGTCATTTTTGGTAGCTTGTAC
This region includes:
- a CDS encoding LTA synthase family protein; this translates as MKIFKKDVMVLIVLLLYAAVSVLDIFNDGNGILQLMLALLSSFVVFYMPLLSFKPKKLVNAVLLMANIALLVITYINFRVLLVNILFLSYLIWNLITEKLIQYKFLLPFTLLVSYVSVYGASFLEFSIPLFIIVFYPIYVLGFITNRHNMVKTKKVWGFTIFNILFSGLALIAIMYKALGKSVLRSLLFLNIENLGTVTAIYLPFLAVFLAWFAASFNLLLYLPLQKFQKSKKSFEFTVYISTVYRFIMFFVVVVLSVFICEFSIRQSFLTTLHDILEPNLIFNIIFLSGIYLSLISLIGKGISNVIIALVTVFLTLANYIKFTYFEEPFYPWDIYLIKNLFGISKEYLNATFVITALVAFVAIVLLIIHFRSNVLKYLKPKISLALIPFGAVLFLFSMNVLDHSSLSTQIGIQKSWYIGRSEILANGMLAQNYYYLYDLDKYLNPKPKGYNQDKILAVDKKYEMPADQATSTTKTKLHEKPNVVVIMSESYWDLSKLSGIKFNKDITENVHKYQKGQLAPPAIGGGTANTEFEALTGMSMYFMSPGIITYNAYLRTETPSIASVFKDNGYNTTAIHPNSGWFYNRDKVYPYFGFDKFIDVTGFNMETEAKGPHISDNALVNKILSELNSSDKPSFIFAVSMENHDPFDNKYKDYEFDVTVESDQLDATQKEIIRGYAQGIYDADQALGRLIDELSKSDKPTLLYFFGDHAPRLGTLDEYYKVYDKLAVENKSETEQKLGELRYYTTPFVTWSNYTELRSFSKIISPSHISYEILKDAGVKYPNYFNILAQLENNYPIMHQKGMDLINPDDELVQDYQLIQYDILFGNQYLKDIWNK
- the rlmH gene encoding 23S rRNA (pseudouridine(1915)-N(3))-methyltransferase RlmH, with amino-acid sequence MKISIAAVGKLKEKYLKDGISEYIKRLSRFAEIEQIEVEDEHAPESLSAAQESQVKQKEAERLIKKIKDGSYIILLDLAGEQLDSQKFSAKLENIMLSGNSHITFIIGGSLGLDQSLINLANYRICLSKMTFPHQLARLILLEQVYRAFKIMKNETYHK
- a CDS encoding MBL fold metallo-hydrolase: MVKFCSLFSGSSGNALFIGTETTKILIDAGLSGKRILEALCSIGENPSELSAILISHEHIDHVRGAGILSRKQDIPIYANESTWCAMECGLGPVKLENKVTFSTGKEFEIGDICVKPFSIPHDAAEPVGYSFFVQGKRITTATDIGHMNNEILSHIEGNDLLLIESNHDIEMLKMGPYPWHLKKRIMGDRGHLSNESCAEVIAYLAEKGGRRFILGHLSNENNFPELAYQTTINALNERKIAVGCDVTVEVALRDRVGRMNIL
- a CDS encoding UDP-N-acetylglucosamine 1-carboxyvinyltransferase; this encodes MEKFVINGPCSLNGEVNISGAKNAAVAVLPAALIVNGISRVENVPDIKDVRVLLDILSKLGAKITKEDDNTVICDTREVNCWKAPYELVKSMRASYYLLGALIARFGKAEVSLPGGCDFGFRPIDQHIKGFEAMGATVEIEHGIVKIDASELKGAQIYLDVVSVGATINLMLAAVKAKGQTIIENSAKEPHVVDVANFLNAMGANIRGAGTDVIKIKGVDHLKGGGTHSIIPDMIEAGTFMIAAAATKGDVVVKNIIPKHMESLTAKLIEMGVTVIEDEDFIRVISGKKVKNVNIMTLPYPGFPTDLQPQVTVLLNMAEGVSTITEGVWDSRFQYADELKRMGAKIKVEGRIAVIDGANVLSGAPVKATDLRAGAAMVMAGLVAKGRTEVTNIKYIDRGYENFVQKLNALGADITRVSTDD
- the yycI gene encoding two-component system regulatory protein YycI, translating into MDWKRAKSILITVFILLNIVLAITLYNELKIDDISQQTIINTQKILMQNNIHIECPIPKYTGNDYTLKYEEKALDEKQKAAILQILLGNNYIKEGINLYKKDSKNLEFYEGSGFLFSDTGSGPVVNGDDLKGNVDKYLKDLFEKIGLPFNEFKHDGYYADIKNEENVKITYKGQYKEYPVFDNYIDVEVSNLRIKSIKYHYRKPTSITIKKDVFVIPSFEILITEMTKYPGIDIIQVDMGFKGYTKNDKKTKTSYEGLAWRIKTTNGDEYYFNARNGTLIG
- a CDS encoding ATP-binding protein: MKFWKDFLKLLRSLQWKLVYIFISMCIILVCVVYIGINSGLQTIYFKNFTENIDSGYENWKEYRGITDLNKDRLTNDVLLDYFSVNSDERFFGVNPKYLNITIIDTSRRNIAFPDAIIYSSDEKTYPNYPEEYGNQLLVKSINLSTIWADGHLSFSEELGQNKELIKANSENQYFEYILFPKGSQGNIVFYFTYQKEAWEGILAKFNTLIFYCALVAVFLSLVLGYLLSKTITSPIINVMHKAEKVAEGDFDQQLTVKSEDEIGNLTRTFNYMAQELKNTLSEISSEKNKVTTILNYMADGVLAFNLKGVAIHVNPAARKLLGEDIEEKSFGEFAENVGLDIKLENIIYFDESPVRESDTIINDMYVKVYFAVFTDTNKKPEGVIVVLHDVTEQQKLDSMRREFVANVSHELRTPITSIKSYTETLLDGAVEDPETTEHFLSVINTEADRMTRLVKDLLQLSRLDNQQMNWKIEKVSINEMVKDIVNRMKLQAQQKNQKFESYVIGDIPSINADKDRLEQVVVNIISNALKYTPDEGIITVYVGKLINDIYIKVADTGIGIPKESLDLVFDRFYRVDKARSRDLGGTGLGLSIAKEIVEAQGGTINITSEVGKGTEVTVRLPINL
- a CDS encoding response regulator → MNKKILIVDDEKNIADILKFNLRKEGYETIEAYDGEEAINLALSQNPDLILLDIMLPKMDGFTVCRKLRQTLSTPILMLTAKEEEVDKVLGLELGADDYITKPFSPRELMARVKANLRRTTPGEQLNDDKTHVYKYGDLTVDIDRYEVRRGDKVVELTLREFELVKFLASQKGTIFSRETLLEKVWGYEYYGDVRTVDVTVRRVREKLEVDPANPQYIITKRGVGYYFNF